A part of Rhodamnia argentea isolate NSW1041297 chromosome 8, ASM2092103v1, whole genome shotgun sequence genomic DNA contains:
- the LOC115745402 gene encoding uncharacterized protein LOC115745402, with translation MGIYKFLNLQMIPWCFQLMGSHVSCVQLQPEPEPSPAPPSDAGTVKLILSDGLVKTYHRPIPASELMAQFPKHLVCRSDSFYIGQKIPALSEHDLLQLGHKYFLLPQHLFQSVLTFVTVASFVASQKPRPLSRDVNSCRNAFVRKAAGCQPFDIQRTPSGCLRIRMSDEFISQLMEEGGRVEKESNSESRGDGEQKPVGRVCTTPQLERDYSQLVGSWRRWEPKLETIRESDKKSRSSSSFGMKRRKKPPSPPSKASVQNHHKIQKSSESHVHASATAASTKPSYRAKIKIRSRK, from the coding sequence ATGGGCATCTATAAATTCCTGAACCTCCAGATGATCCCTTGGTGCTTCCAACTCATGGGCAGCCACGTCTCCTGCGTCCAGCTCCAGCCCGAGCCTGAGCCCTCCCCCGCGCCGCCCTCCGACGCCGGCACCGTCAAGCTCATCCTTTCCGACGGCCTCGTCAAGACCTACCACCGCCCGATCCCGGCCTCTGAGCTCATGGCCCAGTTCCCCAAGCACCTCGTCTGCCGCTCCGACTCCTTCTACATCGGCCAGAAGATCCCCGCCCTGTCCGAGCACGACCTCCTCCAGCTCGGCCACAAGTACTTCCTCCTGCCCCAGCACCTCTTTCAGTCCGTCCTGACCTTCGTCACCGTCGCCTCCTTCGTCGCGTCGCAGAAGCCGAGACCGCTCTCGCGGGACGTCAATAGCTGTCGGAACGCGTTCGTGAGGAAAGCCGCCGGGTGTCAGCCCTTCGACATCCAGAGGACGCCCTCCGGGTGCCTCCGGATACGCATGTCCGACGAGTTCATATCGCAGCTTATGGAGGAGGGAGGGCGAGTCGAAAAGGAATCAAATAGCGAGAGCCGCGGCGACGGCGAGCAGAAGCCCGTCGGCAGGGTGTGCACGACGCCCCAGCTGGAGCGGGATTACTCGCAGCTGGTGGGGTCGTGGAGGCGGTGGGAGCCGAAGCTCGAGACGATAAGGGAGAGCGACAAGAAGAGCaggtcttcctcttccttcggcatgaagaggaggaagaagccgCCGTCGCCTCCATCCAAAGCTTCCGTGCAGAATCACCACAAGATCCAGAAATCGTCCGAGAGTCACGTCCATGCTTCGGCGACGGCGGCCTCCACGAAACCTTCTTACAGAGCTAAGATCAAAATCAGATCGAGAAAATGA